CAGCGCTATCCCCAACAACCCGCCGAGCAGACTGAGCACCAGAGCCTCGATGAGGAATTGCGTCAGGATATCGCGTCCGCGAGCACCCACGGACATCCTGATGCCGATCTCGCGTGTGCGTTCGGTGACCGATACCAGCATGATGTTCATGATGCCGATGCCACCGACGAGCAGCGACACCGACGCGATGCTCGCAAGCAGGATCGTCAGGATCTCCGTCGTCGCCGTAGCGGTCGCCGCCAGGTCGGATTGGTTGCGGATCGTGAAATCATCCGTATCATACGACGCGATCTTGTGCCGCATGCGCAGAAGCTCGGTGATCTGACGCTGCGCCTCGAGGATCGTCGCCGGACTTGTCGCCGACACGATGACCTGCCGGAGGTACGGCGAATGTGAGAGGCGGCGGAGGACCGTCGTGTACGGCGCCAGGATCACATCGTCCTGATCCTGCCCCATGGCATTCTGGCCCTTGCGGGACAGGACGCCGACCACACGGGCAGGCATGTTCCGCAGCCTGACGGTCTGTCCGATGGGTGAGGTCTCAGGGAAGAGATTGTCGGCGACCGTGGCACCAAGGACGCACACTTTTGCCGCGGCCTTGACATCCTGCTCGGAATAGAACTCACCGTATTCAATGGGCCACGACCGGATCTCCAGATAGTCCGCACCCGTGCCTTCGATACTTGTTCCCCAGTTCAGGTTGCCGGCGATGGCTTGTCCGCCCGAACGGGCGCCCGGCGAGACATACGCCACCGCAGGGCATTCCTTCGCGATCGCAAAGGCATCTTCTTCGGTGAGCGTGGTGACGGACCCCGCCCCCACCCTGATCCCACCTTGTTGCTGCGACCCCGGGAAGATGATGAGCACA
The nucleotide sequence above comes from Ignavibacteriota bacterium. Encoded proteins:
- a CDS encoding ABC transporter permease, whose amino-acid sequence is MKSLNILRSAFRALRRNKMRSFLTMLGIIIGVAAVIAMLAIGQGAEYSVKQQISALGTNVLIIFPGSQQQGGIRVGAGSVTTLTEEDAFAIAKECPAVAYVSPGARSGGQAIAGNLNWGTSIEGTGADYLEIRSWPIEYGEFYSEQDVKAAAKVCVLGATVADNLFPETSPIGQTVRLRNMPARVVGVLSRKGQNAMGQDQDDVILAPYTTVLRRLSHSPYLRQVIVSATSPATILEAQRQITELLRMRHKIASYDTDDFTIRNQSDLAATATATTEILTILLASIASVSLLVGGIGIMNIMLVSVTERTREIGIRMSVGARGRDILTQFLIEALVLSLLGGLLGIALGVGGSLAISSFAKWPTIITAFSIILSFGFSIAIGIFFGFYPARKAAMLNPIDALRYE